A window from Micromonospora terminaliae encodes these proteins:
- a CDS encoding GtrA family protein produces MPLVRLLPERWQKFIHEALKFGIVGGINTVINYAVFNALALTVFRDGQLKATVIATIVATITSYLMNRHWTYRDRPKAALRREYALFFLFNGAGLIIELGVLALAKYGLGVHSLLALNVAKTGGVLLATLFRFWSYRTFVFQPVPKHAQETWHVIPRDEWDNVGEMDPVAELAESVSELEETEPPLGERRAGDYAPQQVRPAAADAGLGPALGADLDAELAKLQPTPRRTPRR; encoded by the coding sequence ATGCCTCTTGTCCGTCTGCTGCCCGAGCGCTGGCAGAAGTTCATCCATGAGGCGCTCAAATTCGGCATCGTCGGCGGCATCAACACCGTCATCAATTACGCGGTGTTCAATGCGCTGGCACTCACGGTTTTCCGCGATGGTCAGCTCAAGGCCACCGTCATCGCGACCATCGTCGCGACGATCACGTCGTATCTGATGAACCGGCACTGGACGTACCGGGATCGGCCGAAGGCGGCACTTCGCCGCGAATACGCCCTGTTCTTCCTTTTCAACGGGGCCGGCCTCATCATCGAACTGGGCGTCCTGGCGCTGGCGAAGTACGGCCTCGGCGTGCACAGCCTGCTCGCGTTGAACGTGGCCAAGACGGGTGGCGTCCTGCTGGCGACGCTGTTCCGCTTCTGGTCCTACCGGACGTTCGTGTTCCAGCCGGTGCCGAAACACGCCCAGGAAACCTGGCACGTTATTCCGCGCGACGAGTGGGACAACGTGGGCGAGATGGACCCGGTGGCCGAGCTGGCCGAGTCGGTCAGCGAGCTGGAGGAGACCGAGCCGCCGCTCGGCGAGCGTCGTGCGGGCGACTACGCGCCACAACAGGTCCGTCCCGCGGCGGCCGACGCCGGCCTGGGCCCTGCCCTCGGCGCCGACCTCGACGCCGAACTGGCCAAGTTGCAGCCCACCCCGCGTCGCACCCCGCGCCGCTGA
- a CDS encoding PH domain-containing protein, whose protein sequence is MAFPEDVLTEDEHVVLHLHPHWKALIRPILVLVLAVAAVVAGWVLLPEGDGGTIALYVIAALGLVLVFWLGLWPFLVWRTTHYLFTNERVLLQEGVFSRNRRDLPLTRINDHAMHQKFLERLLGCGTLTIESAGERGQSVLSDVPHVDRVQTKLYELVEAHHDRHSLGDGEMREILADMAEGKPLRDPSA, encoded by the coding sequence GTGGCGTTCCCCGAAGACGTGCTCACCGAGGACGAGCACGTCGTGCTGCATCTCCACCCGCACTGGAAGGCCCTGATCCGGCCGATCCTGGTGCTGGTGCTCGCCGTCGCGGCGGTGGTCGCGGGCTGGGTCCTGCTGCCCGAGGGCGACGGCGGCACGATCGCGCTCTACGTGATCGCCGCGCTCGGCCTGGTGCTGGTGTTCTGGCTGGGGCTGTGGCCGTTCCTGGTCTGGCGCACCACCCACTACCTCTTCACCAACGAGCGGGTGCTGCTCCAGGAGGGGGTGTTCTCCCGCAACCGGCGGGACCTGCCGCTGACCCGGATCAACGACCACGCGATGCACCAGAAGTTCCTCGAGCGGCTGCTCGGTTGCGGCACGCTGACCATCGAGTCCGCCGGTGAGCGCGGCCAGTCGGTGCTCAGCGACGTGCCGCACGTCGACCGGGTCCAGACCAAGCTCTACGAGCTGGTGGAGGCCCACCACGACCGGCACAGCCTGGGCGACGGCGAGATGCGGGAGATCCTGGCCGACATGGCCGAGGGCAAGCCCCTGCGCGACCCGTCCGCCTGA